One window of Papaver somniferum cultivar HN1 chromosome 9, ASM357369v1, whole genome shotgun sequence genomic DNA carries:
- the LOC113309766 gene encoding mannose-1-phosphate guanylyltransferase 1-like gives MKALILVGGFGTRLRPLTLTVPKPLIDFANKPMILHQIEALKAIGVTEVVLAINYQPEVMLKFLKGFEAKLGIKITCSQETEPLGTAGPLALARDKLIDDSGEPFFVLNSDVISEYPLKEMIEFHKAHGGEASIMVTKVDEPSKYGVVVTEEATGKVEKFVEKPKIFVGNKINAGIYLLNPSVLDRIELKPTSIEKEVFPKIAAENKLFAMVLPGFWMDIGQPRDYITGLRLYLESLRKKSSSKLAVGSHVVGNVLVDDSAEIGEGCLIGPDVAIGPGCVIESGVRLSRCTIMQGVRIKKHACISSSIIGWHSTVGQWARVENMTILGEDVHVCDEIYSNGGVVLPHKEIKSSILKPEIVM, from the exons ATGAAGGCTCTTATTCTTGTTGGAGGTTTCGGAACCAGGCTAAGGCCATTGACACTGACTGTTCCTAAGCCACTCATTGATTTCGCTAACAAACCAATGATTCTACATCAG ATTGAAGCTCTTAAAGCTATTGGAGTCACTGAAGTTGTATTAGCCATCAATTACCAACCAGAG GTGATGCTTAAGTTCTTGAAAGGTTTCGAGGCAAAGCTTGGGATCAAGATCACTTGTTCTCAAGAGACTGAGCCACTAGGTACTGCTGGACCTTTAGCTTTAGCTAGAGACAAGTTGATTGATGACTCCGGTGAGCCATTCTTCGTCCTCAATAGTGATGTTATCAGTGAGTACCCACTCAAAGAGATGATTGAATTTCATAAAGCACATGGAGGAGAGGCTTCCATCATGGTCACAAAG GTTGATGAGCCTTCGAAATATGGTGTGGTGGTTACAGAAGAAGCAACAGGAAAGGTTGAGAAATTTGTTGAGAAGCCCAAAATCTTTGTGGGCAACAAGATCAATGCTGGGATATACCTTTTGAACCCATCGGTTCTTGACAGGATTGAATTGAAACCCACCTCAATTGAGAAAGAAGTCTTCCCAAAGATTGCAGCTGAGAACAAGCTATTTGCAATGGTCCTACCAGGTTTCTGGATGGATATTGGACAACCAAGGGATTACATTACAGGATTGAGATTGTATTTGGAATCACTGCGCAAGAAATCCTCATCCAAATTGGCTGTTGGATCTCACGTTGTTGGAAACGTATTGGTAGATGACAGTGCAGAGATCGGAGAAGGTTGTTTGATTGGACCAGATGTCGCTATTGGACCTGGTTGTGTTATTGAATCAGGTGTGAGACTATCACGGTGCACAATAATGCAAGGTGTGCGAATCAAGAAGCATGCTTGCATCTCCAGCAGCATCATAGGTTGGCATTCGACAGTCGGACAATGGGCTCGTGTAGAGAACATGACTATCCTCGGAGAAGACGTACATGTCTGCGATGAGATTTACAGCAATGGTGGCGTTGTCCTTCCCCACAAAGAAATCAAGTCAAGCATTCTGAAACCAGAGATTGTTATGTAA
- the LOC113314351 gene encoding CASP-like protein 5B3, which produces MKKLIGSPGTLGGLLLRVGQCLFAAASIAAMASAFGFSNYTAFCYLIASMGLQVLWSLGLAFLDAYAIKIKRDLHNPVLVSLFVVGDWVTATLSLAAACSSAGVAVLYTKDMGFCKSLPHHPCSRFQISIALGFITWFLIFTSSLVTFWLLASA; this is translated from the exons ATGAAGAAATTGATTGGGAGCCCAGGGACTTTGGGTGGGTTATTACTGAGAGTAGGGCAATGTTTGTTTGCTGCTGCTTCAATTGCTGCAATGGCTTCTGCCTTTGGATTTTCCAACTACACTGCTTTCTG CTATTTGATTGCTTCTATGGGACTTCAAGTATTGTGGAGTTTAGGACTCGCGTTTCTTGATGCCTATGCTATAAAGATAAAGAGAGACCTTCATAACCCTGTCTTAGTCAGCCTTTTCGTTGTTGGGGATTGG GTAACTGCTACACTGTCACTTGCAGCCGCATGTTCTTCAGCCGGGGTTGCTGTTCTGTATACAAAAGACATGGGATTCTGCAAGTCCCTACCTCACCACCCGTGCAGCAGGTTCCAAATCTCCATAGCTCTGGGTTTCATCACTTGGTTCCTCATATTTACATCATCTCTTGTAACGTTTTGGCTCTTGGCGTCTGCTTGA